Proteins found in one archaeon genomic segment:
- a CDS encoding chromate resistance protein gives MKWVTREKAKVDRIACPWLIKKFVDPQAEFLFVPAETVKEVARREGATPFDAKDIELTHYVEAGKEYVSFDAIIKKFVLKDPALLELAKIVRGADAKIPDAPPESAGLEAAAMGFRSLAKDDFENMKMQFPAYDALYEYCARRLAGTAKLEHAGK, from the coding sequence ATGAAGTGGGTCACGAGGGAAAAAGCAAAAGTGGACAGGATCGCCTGCCCTTGGCTGATCAAGAAGTTCGTGGACCCCCAGGCCGAGTTCCTCTTTGTCCCCGCTGAGACCGTCAAGGAGGTCGCAAGGAGAGAGGGTGCGACTCCATTTGACGCCAAGGACATAGAACTCACGCACTATGTCGAGGCAGGAAAGGAGTATGTCAGCTTCGATGCGATCATCAAGAAGTTTGTGCTAAAAGATCCGGCGCTGCTCGAACTCGCGAAGATAGTGCGAGGGGCAGACGCGAAGATCCCTGACGCGCCCCCGGAGTCGGCCGGGCTTGAAGCGGCGGCCATGGGGTTCAGGTCTCTTGCAAAGGACGACTTCGAGAACATGAAGATGCAGTTCCCGGCGTACGACGCGCTCTACGAGTATTGCGCACGGAGGCTCGCCGGAACTGCGAAGCTCGAACACGCAGGAAAGTAG
- a CDS encoding acyl-CoA dehydrogenase family protein translates to MLEQDEFASLSKMEFDISEEQKLILEQVDRACKQIRPIEDKCYLERRRNDEVGPVFARAHMLGLPISRRYGDGQGADMVTYALAIERIGREGTGVRTFFSVHIALCQMTVQHWGDEEQKRRILAPATRGEMLLAFGLTEPGAGSDPASLSSSFEERGGKFYLSGQKMWISNGSIADSTLVFAYPKGKKEGMCAFVVDKESPGYSAKPIENKLGLPTADTSTIYLDKVEVPKENLLGPRGKGLSVAYYGLMSGRLSVAAGCVGVIQDCLDEAVMYAGVRQQHGRRIGKHQLVQRHIGIMSTNLEASKWLLLRAAYLKQKFEESPRDVGLREVADLAITKAKYFAANASFDAANRAVQVFGANGYSYENRPARHLADTRVTTIYEGTNEILEQKIAVGSLGRDFEAYS, encoded by the coding sequence ATGCTTGAGCAGGACGAGTTCGCGAGCCTCTCCAAGATGGAGTTCGACATCTCGGAGGAGCAGAAGTTGATCCTGGAGCAGGTCGACAGGGCCTGCAAGCAGATCAGGCCCATCGAGGACAAGTGCTACCTGGAGAGGAGGAGGAACGACGAGGTAGGGCCCGTCTTCGCAAGGGCGCACATGCTCGGGCTCCCGATATCGAGGAGGTACGGCGACGGGCAGGGGGCCGACATGGTGACCTACGCTCTGGCCATAGAGAGGATCGGAAGGGAAGGGACGGGCGTCAGGACTTTCTTCTCGGTCCACATCGCGCTCTGCCAGATGACGGTCCAGCACTGGGGAGACGAGGAACAGAAGCGCAGGATTCTGGCGCCTGCGACAAGAGGGGAGATGCTGCTCGCGTTTGGGCTCACTGAGCCGGGGGCAGGAAGCGACCCAGCCTCGCTGAGCTCCTCCTTCGAGGAGAGGGGCGGGAAGTTCTATTTGAGCGGGCAGAAGATGTGGATCTCCAACGGCTCGATCGCGGACAGCACGCTCGTCTTCGCGTACCCCAAGGGCAAGAAGGAGGGGATGTGCGCCTTCGTGGTCGACAAGGAGAGCCCGGGCTACTCGGCAAAGCCCATCGAGAACAAGCTGGGCCTGCCCACGGCCGACACTTCCACCATATACCTAGACAAGGTGGAGGTGCCGAAGGAGAACCTCCTGGGCCCCAGGGGGAAGGGGCTCTCTGTAGCTTACTACGGGCTCATGAGCGGGAGGCTGAGCGTTGCGGCAGGCTGCGTTGGGGTCATACAGGACTGTCTGGATGAAGCGGTCATGTACGCTGGGGTGAGACAGCAGCACGGCAGGAGGATAGGGAAGCACCAGCTCGTCCAGAGGCACATCGGGATCATGTCGACGAACCTCGAGGCCTCGAAGTGGCTTCTGCTCAGAGCTGCGTACCTGAAGCAGAAGTTCGAGGAGAGCCCGAGGGACGTGGGCCTCAGGGAGGTGGCCGACTTGGCGATAACCAAGGCGAAGTACTTCGCGGCGAACGCGTCCTTCGACGCAGCCAACAGGGCGGTCCAGGTCTTCGGGGCGAACGGGTATTCCTACGAGAACAGGCCCGCGCGCCATCTTGCGGACACACGGGTCACCACCATCTACGAGGGAACCAATGAGATCCTGGAGCAGAAGATCGCGGTCGGGTCTCTCGGAAGGGACTTCGAGGCATATTCCTGA
- a CDS encoding cobalamin B12-binding domain-containing protein, with protein MARKAVAAQRKIRVLVAKPGLDGHDRGVLVLARALRDAGMEVIYSGLLPSPEKVAQMAVDEDVDVVALSLLNGAHMTAFPKVKRLLVKAGGGDVIVVGGGIIPEEDKPKLVKMGITGLFGPGSSLDEIVEHVRTRVRKERWGVRAHA; from the coding sequence ATGGCGCGCAAGGCCGTGGCGGCGCAGCGCAAGATCAGGGTGCTCGTAGCAAAGCCCGGGCTCGACGGGCACGACAGGGGCGTCCTAGTACTGGCTCGGGCCCTCCGTGACGCGGGTATGGAGGTGATCTACAGCGGGCTACTTCCTTCTCCGGAGAAGGTCGCGCAGATGGCAGTCGATGAAGACGTGGACGTCGTGGCGCTCTCGCTTCTCAACGGGGCGCACATGACCGCATTCCCCAAGGTCAAGCGGCTGCTCGTGAAGGCCGGGGGAGGCGACGTGATCGTGGTAGGAGGAGGGATAATCCCCGAGGAGGACAAGCCCAAGCTCGTCAAGATGGGCATCACCGGGCTCTTCGGCCCCGGCAGCTCTCTGGATGAGATAGTGGAGCACGTGAGGACAAGGGTTAGGAAGGAGCGTTGGGGGGTGCGCGCTCATGCTTGA
- a CDS encoding methylmalonyl-CoA mutase family protein → MLRNGREAYWRRKAKSIVERRAKAGSLYDRPAMKEVRKGIKQWQESVHGRWVREHPESEKEYQTASGIPVKALYTPGDVTDHDYADQGFPGVYPYLRGVYPNMYRGRQWTMRMFSGFGTPEDTNNRLKLLLEHGETGLSIAFDMPTLYGYDCDHERAHGEVGRCGVNVSSLKDMEVIFDGIPLDKVSTSMTINAPATILTCMYAGVAQRQGVPMEKLRGTVQADMLKEYIAQKEWVYPPEAHLRLVRDLMVFCTKKMPQWNYISVSGYHIREAGSSAVQELAFTLADGFGYVELGLEAGLKVEQFAPRLSFFFNSTMDFFEEIAKFRAARRIWATVLREKYGVKDKRSLLMRFHTQTSGASLTWQQPLNNVIRTTIEALAAVLGGTQSLHTNSYDEAWALPTEEAVQVALRTQQVIAEETGAPNVIDPLGGSYYVEWLTEQMEEEAYKYFDRIDSAGGLLKAIKSGYLQREIAENSYRLSRRVEDGKDNVVGVNRYEVEEREPIKTLKIDFRAQKRQVRRIRGVKKERDEVRVRQALAKIGKAFENEDANSIYPMLEAVMRYATLGEIVQVGRDIFGTWEEPVIV, encoded by the coding sequence ATGCTCAGGAACGGCCGCGAAGCTTACTGGAGGCGCAAGGCCAAGTCTATCGTCGAGAGGAGGGCGAAGGCCGGCTCCCTGTACGACAGGCCCGCCATGAAGGAGGTCAGGAAGGGGATCAAGCAGTGGCAGGAATCTGTCCACGGCCGATGGGTCAGGGAACATCCAGAGTCTGAGAAAGAGTATCAGACCGCCTCCGGCATACCGGTGAAAGCGCTCTACACCCCCGGAGACGTCACGGACCACGACTATGCGGACCAGGGTTTCCCCGGAGTCTATCCGTACCTGAGGGGGGTCTACCCCAACATGTACAGGGGGAGGCAGTGGACCATGAGGATGTTCTCGGGGTTCGGGACGCCGGAGGACACCAACAATCGGCTCAAGCTCCTCCTCGAACATGGAGAGACGGGCCTTAGCATCGCGTTCGACATGCCCACTCTCTACGGATACGACTGCGACCATGAGAGGGCCCACGGCGAGGTGGGGAGGTGCGGGGTCAACGTTTCTTCGTTGAAGGACATGGAGGTCATCTTCGACGGGATACCACTAGACAAGGTGAGCACGTCAATGACGATCAACGCGCCTGCGACGATCCTGACATGCATGTACGCCGGCGTGGCTCAGAGGCAGGGGGTCCCGATGGAAAAGCTAAGGGGGACCGTGCAGGCTGACATGCTGAAGGAGTACATCGCGCAGAAGGAGTGGGTCTACCCGCCCGAGGCGCACCTGAGGTTGGTGCGGGACCTCATGGTCTTCTGCACAAAGAAGATGCCTCAGTGGAACTACATCAGCGTAAGCGGGTACCACATCAGGGAGGCCGGGTCCAGCGCGGTCCAGGAGTTGGCCTTCACGCTCGCGGACGGGTTCGGGTACGTCGAGCTGGGGCTCGAGGCTGGCCTGAAGGTCGAGCAGTTCGCCCCGCGACTGAGCTTCTTCTTCAACTCGACTATGGACTTCTTCGAGGAGATAGCGAAGTTCAGGGCCGCCAGGAGGATCTGGGCCACTGTACTTCGGGAGAAGTACGGCGTGAAGGACAAGAGAAGCCTCCTGATGAGGTTCCACACCCAGACCTCAGGCGCCTCCCTCACCTGGCAGCAGCCCCTCAACAACGTGATCAGGACAACCATCGAGGCGCTGGCTGCGGTGCTCGGGGGGACGCAGTCGCTCCACACGAATTCCTATGACGAGGCGTGGGCGCTTCCAACCGAGGAGGCAGTCCAGGTGGCCCTGAGGACCCAGCAGGTAATCGCCGAGGAGACCGGGGCCCCCAACGTGATCGACCCGCTGGGCGGGTCCTACTACGTCGAGTGGCTCACGGAACAGATGGAGGAGGAGGCCTACAAGTACTTCGACAGGATTGACTCGGCGGGCGGGCTCCTCAAGGCGATCAAGTCGGGCTACCTACAGAGGGAGATCGCGGAGAACTCGTACAGGCTCTCGAGGAGGGTAGAGGACGGAAAGGACAACGTAGTGGGAGTCAACAGGTACGAGGTCGAGGAGCGAGAGCCAATCAAGACTCTGAAGATCGACTTCAGGGCCCAGAAGAGACAGGTCAGGCGGATTCGCGGCGTGAAGAAGGAGAGGGACGAGGTCAGGGTAAGGCAGGCGCTCGCGAAAATCGGGAAGGCTTTTGAAAACGAGGATGCAAACTCGATCTACCCCATGCTCGAGGCGGTCATGAGATATGCCACGCTAGGGGAGATCGTCCAGGTGGGACGCGACATCTTCGGGACTTGGGAAGAGCCTGTAATCGTCTGA
- the meaB gene encoding methylmalonyl Co-A mutase-associated GTPase MeaB encodes MASASLASRVKKGDRRALAKAITLVENGGRGSSELLDSIGRTGKAFVVGITGPPGTGKSALVDRLVTAYRRKGLRVGVVAVDPTSPITGGALLGDRVRMTRHAGDRGVFIRSMASRGWPGGLSTGTSLVIQLLDASGFDVVLVETVGIGQSDIEVVGVSHAVLVVLMPGLGDDVQASKAGLMEVGDVYVVNKSDLEGADAMVVNLLGLVRGLRTRSPAVVKVSALKGEGLDKLEAALERLRERVASGDRDMLLRSIRGMIVETARGRLVDAYGRFDESKVQALSRKVLSGELTVSKAAARLLP; translated from the coding sequence TTGGCATCGGCTTCGCTCGCATCTCGGGTAAAGAAGGGGGACCGCAGGGCCCTAGCAAAGGCGATCACCCTGGTCGAGAACGGGGGGCGCGGCTCTTCCGAGCTGTTGGACTCGATCGGAAGGACGGGCAAGGCGTTCGTAGTCGGGATAACCGGGCCGCCCGGTACCGGCAAGAGCGCCCTCGTCGACCGCCTGGTCACCGCCTACAGGCGCAAGGGGCTCAGGGTCGGCGTCGTCGCAGTAGACCCCACGAGCCCGATCACAGGTGGAGCCCTGCTCGGAGACCGGGTCCGCATGACGAGACACGCGGGCGACAGAGGGGTCTTCATCAGGAGCATGGCCTCGCGAGGCTGGCCTGGGGGCCTTTCCACGGGGACCTCCCTTGTCATACAGCTCCTCGACGCGTCCGGCTTCGACGTCGTGCTCGTCGAGACCGTCGGCATAGGCCAGTCAGACATCGAGGTGGTCGGGGTCTCGCATGCGGTCCTTGTCGTCCTCATGCCGGGCCTGGGCGACGACGTGCAGGCCTCCAAGGCAGGCCTGATGGAAGTGGGCGACGTCTACGTTGTAAACAAGTCCGACCTCGAGGGGGCGGATGCCATGGTGGTGAACCTCCTCGGGCTCGTCCGCGGTCTTAGGACTCGCAGCCCGGCAGTGGTCAAGGTCAGTGCCCTGAAGGGTGAAGGTCTGGACAAGCTTGAGGCTGCACTCGAGCGACTGAGGGAGCGGGTCGCATCCGGGGACCGCGACATGCTACTGAGGAGCATCAGAGGGATGATCGTCGAGACTGCCAGGGGACGGCTCGTGGACGCCTATGGGCGCTTCGACGAATCGAAGGTCCAGGCCCTCTCGAGGAAGGTCCTCTCCGGGGAGCTGACGGTGTCGAAGGCTGCCGCCAGGCTTCTACCCTAG
- the prpB gene encoding methylisocitrate lyase gives MSPAENLKRLLEGEKIVVAPGVFSPSVARLAEKAGFEAAYFSGAGFSGLLGLPDLGITTLSEVARATREITSKVKIPLLVDADTGFGEALNVGRTAFELKAAGAAGMQIEDQVLPKRCGHLDGKELVQADEMVKKVIAAKEEAGKELLVVARTDARAVEGIDGAVERALLYEKAGADAIFPEALESEAEFSEFRRKVNAPLVANMTEFGKTPYMTAAQFQGLGYNMVLFPVTAFRAAMKAVEKVFEGLKAGGTQKPMLGWLMTREEFYELIDYYRYQEADKKTMDAAKKVHGGS, from the coding sequence ATGTCGCCCGCCGAGAACCTGAAGAGGCTACTCGAAGGAGAAAAGATCGTCGTCGCCCCAGGGGTCTTCAGCCCGTCGGTGGCGAGGCTGGCGGAGAAGGCAGGATTCGAAGCAGCCTACTTCTCAGGGGCGGGCTTTTCCGGACTCCTTGGGCTCCCTGACCTGGGGATCACGACGCTCTCGGAGGTCGCCAGAGCTACGCGTGAAATCACTTCCAAGGTCAAGATCCCTCTCTTGGTCGACGCGGACACGGGCTTCGGCGAGGCCCTAAACGTGGGCAGGACGGCCTTCGAACTCAAGGCTGCAGGAGCCGCCGGGATGCAAATCGAGGACCAGGTGCTTCCCAAGAGATGCGGCCACCTCGACGGCAAGGAGCTCGTTCAGGCGGACGAGATGGTCAAGAAGGTGATCGCCGCCAAGGAGGAGGCCGGGAAGGAGCTCCTCGTCGTGGCGAGGACGGACGCCAGGGCCGTGGAAGGAATCGACGGCGCTGTGGAGAGGGCGCTTCTCTACGAGAAGGCGGGCGCAGACGCGATCTTCCCCGAGGCCCTCGAAAGCGAGGCCGAATTCTCAGAGTTCAGGAGGAAGGTAAATGCGCCCCTGGTCGCGAACATGACAGAGTTCGGAAAGACCCCCTACATGACAGCTGCGCAGTTCCAGGGACTCGGCTACAACATGGTGCTCTTCCCGGTCACCGCGTTCAGAGCCGCGATGAAGGCTGTGGAGAAGGTCTTCGAGGGCCTGAAGGCGGGCGGGACTCAGAAGCCGATGTTGGGGTGGCTCATGACGCGGGAGGAGTTCTACGAGCTGATCGATTACTACCGGTATCAAGAGGCGGACAAGAAGACGATGGACGCAGCCAAGAAAGTTCACGGTGGGAGTTAG
- a CDS encoding alpha/beta hydrolase, with amino-acid sequence MLDHFVHQAPANCVLIHGAGGTNLIWRGAVRELAGTGRAFAVNLPGHPSGDITCKTVHEYAASVGGFIAEIGVERPVVCGHSMGSAIALQLAIDHPESVGGLILVGAGAKLGVDPKIVEGLRTAPMKTIEETITPMSYFKIDVGLGREARAALSFSNLPVFLNDYLACDGFDVRRQLPSIGARTLVVCGEDDRMTPPKWSEFLAKNMQAASLELVQGAGHMLPLEKPAVTGKILQDFLLKLSR; translated from the coding sequence TTGCTGGACCACTTCGTCCACCAGGCTCCTGCGAACTGCGTGTTGATTCACGGCGCAGGAGGGACCAACCTCATCTGGCGCGGGGCGGTGCGCGAGCTCGCGGGGACCGGTCGAGCGTTCGCAGTCAACCTCCCCGGGCACCCGTCTGGTGACATCACCTGCAAGACCGTGCACGAATACGCGGCCTCGGTTGGCGGGTTCATCGCCGAGATCGGAGTGGAGAGACCCGTCGTGTGCGGCCACTCGATGGGTAGTGCCATCGCCCTCCAGTTGGCGATCGACCACCCGGAGAGTGTGGGCGGCCTGATTCTCGTCGGCGCTGGCGCGAAATTGGGGGTCGACCCGAAGATAGTCGAGGGCCTCAGGACTGCCCCGATGAAGACAATCGAAGAGACGATTACCCCAATGAGCTACTTCAAGATCGACGTGGGCCTCGGAAGGGAAGCTCGGGCCGCCCTTTCCTTCTCGAACCTGCCCGTCTTCCTCAACGACTACCTCGCGTGCGACGGGTTCGATGTCAGGAGACAACTTCCTTCGATTGGCGCCCGAACGCTCGTCGTCTGCGGCGAGGACGACAGGATGACCCCGCCGAAGTGGTCGGAGTTCCTCGCGAAGAATATGCAGGCCGCCTCTTTGGAGCTCGTCCAGGGCGCCGGTCACATGCTACCGCTGGAGAAGCCTGCCGTGACCGGGAAGATCCTCCAGGACTTTCTTCTGAAGCTCAGTCGGTGA
- a CDS encoding ATP/GTP-binding protein: MDLIFIAGTAGSGKSLLTGALKSWYVGRGEDAIALNLDPGVLNLPYEPDIDIRDTIDLRQVMEDYELGPNGALILSADLVATKLAAIQEEIDAFKPEYVVVDTPGQTELFAFRESGEFIVKEMAAESKALLFLIDPLLATTPTNFLSLALLSASVGLRLKVPRLTVLTKRDIAKESVKRIIEWSRDAKVFEDALAATKDSEQYSLYSELFRGMKRLSFGADLYPVSSVTQEGLIALVGELARIGRGGEELTD, from the coding sequence GTGGACCTGATCTTCATCGCGGGAACGGCGGGGTCCGGGAAGTCGCTCCTGACGGGCGCCCTGAAGAGTTGGTATGTGGGCCGGGGGGAGGACGCCATTGCGCTCAACCTCGACCCCGGAGTCCTGAACCTCCCTTACGAGCCTGATATCGACATCAGGGACACCATAGACCTTAGGCAGGTCATGGAGGATTACGAGCTGGGACCCAACGGGGCCCTGATACTCTCTGCCGACCTGGTCGCGACCAAGCTTGCGGCCATCCAGGAAGAGATTGACGCTTTCAAGCCCGAGTACGTGGTCGTCGACACGCCCGGTCAGACAGAGCTCTTCGCGTTCAGGGAGAGCGGGGAATTCATTGTGAAGGAGATGGCGGCCGAGTCGAAGGCCCTTCTCTTCCTCATCGACCCGCTCCTAGCGACCACGCCCACCAACTTCCTCTCTCTCGCGCTGCTCTCCGCGTCCGTCGGGCTGAGGCTCAAGGTCCCGAGGCTGACGGTGCTTACGAAGAGAGACATCGCGAAGGAAAGCGTCAAGAGGATAATCGAGTGGAGCCGGGACGCGAAGGTCTTCGAGGACGCGCTTGCGGCGACCAAGGACAGCGAGCAGTACAGCCTCTACTCCGAGCTCTTCAGAGGGATGAAGAGGCTCTCCTTCGGAGCGGACCTATACCCGGTGTCCTCGGTGACCCAGGAGGGGCTCATCGCTCTGGTCGGGGAACTGGCCAGGATCGGGCGGGGCGGGGAAGAACTCACCGACTGA
- a CDS encoding NUDIX hydrolase has product MKVRRVYPSAPLVGAGAVVYRGKKVLLLRRRFPPNEGKWALPGGLVELGEGVEQAVLREVEEETGLRVKLERLLGVSTDIHLDGASRPRYHYILVDYVARALGTRIEPNGESSDSGWFSRAEVKKLSMTKGTRKALERFFSGPRTAPWAR; this is encoded by the coding sequence GTGAAGGTAAGGAGGGTCTATCCATCCGCACCGCTCGTCGGAGCCGGAGCGGTCGTGTACCGGGGAAAGAAGGTCCTTCTGCTCCGCAGGAGGTTCCCCCCGAACGAGGGGAAGTGGGCGTTGCCTGGAGGACTTGTGGAGCTGGGCGAAGGCGTCGAACAGGCGGTCCTGCGAGAGGTCGAGGAAGAGACGGGCCTCCGGGTGAAGCTCGAACGACTCCTAGGCGTCTCGACGGACATCCACCTCGACGGTGCCTCCAGGCCAAGGTACCACTACATCCTTGTCGACTATGTAGCTAGGGCTCTCGGGACGCGCATCGAGCCGAACGGCGAGTCCTCGGATTCGGGGTGGTTCTCAAGAGCTGAAGTGAAGAAGCTCAGCATGACCAAGGGGACGAGAAAGGCCTTGGAGCGGTTCTTCTCGGGTCCACGAACTGCACCCTGGGCCAGGTAA